One genomic segment of Rhinolophus sinicus isolate RSC01 linkage group LG11, ASM3656204v1, whole genome shotgun sequence includes these proteins:
- the ZNF135 gene encoding LOW QUALITY PROTEIN: zinc finger protein 135 (The sequence of the model RefSeq protein was modified relative to this genomic sequence to represent the inferred CDS: inserted 2 bases in 2 codons), with amino-acid sequence MQESREEGMTAGFLDAGAPEQVTFEDVVVDFTQEEWGQLEPAQRTLYRNVMLETFGLLVSVGHWLPKPAVXSLLKLEAEPWAVDEGVPQGVCPDLETTSKPKLSPPKQDICEHXNSVLVGSFLWNSLWCSKGEDTAGPWEQSHENLDGRVLQVAFTPVRTSVQKQQPENGFGENSHLRPDLPTVPVTREIRGSHMWGTHRKRKNPDSKLNVQPKTCAKEKPYTCQECGKAFSHSSALIEHLRTHTGERPYKCHECRKGFQNSSALTKHQRIHTGEKPYKCMQCGRTFNQIAPLIQHQRIHTGEKPYECSECGKSFSFRSSFSQHERTHTGEKPYECSECGKAFRQSIHLTQHLRIHTGEKPYECGDCGKTFSHSSSLTKHQRIHTGEKPYECHECGKAFTQITPLIQHQRTHTGEKPYECNECGKAFSQSTLLTEHRRIHTGEKPYGCNECGKTFSHSSSLSQHERTHTGEKPYECNQCGKAFRQSTHLTQHQRIHTGEKPYECSDCGKAFSHSSSLTKHQRIHTGEKPYECNECGRAFSQLAPLIQHQRVHTGEKPYECNECGRAFSQSSLLIEHQRIHTKEKPYGCNECGKSFSHSSSLSQHERTHTGEKPYECQDCGKSFRQSTHLTQHRRIHTGEKPYKCSDCGKAFTHSSSLTKHQRTHTV; translated from the exons ATGCAAGAGTCCAGAGAGGAGGGAATGACCGCTGGGTTCCTGGATGCCGGGGCCCCG GAGCAAGTGACCTTTGAGGACGTGGTCGTAGACTTCACCCAGGAGGAGTGGGGGCAGTTGGAGCCCGCCCAGAGGACCCTGTACCGCAATGTGATGCTGGAGACCTTTGGGCTCCTTGTGTCTGTAG GACACTGGCTCCCGAAGCCAGCCG TCTCCCTGCTGAAGCTGGAGGCAGAGCCATGGGCGGTGGACGAGGGAGTTCCCCAAGGTGTGTGCCCAG acTTGGAAACTACATCCAAACCCAAACTGTCACCTCCAAAGCAAGACATCTGTGAAC TCAACAGTGTCCTGGTAGGAAGCTTCCTATGGAATAGTCTGTGGTGTTCTAAGGGTGAAGATACTGCGGGCCCCTGGGAACAGAGTCATGAGAACCTTGATGGCCGTGTGCTGCAGGTGGCCTTCACACCTGTGAGGACATCTGTTCAGAAGCAGCAGCCAGAGAATGGGTTTGGGGAAAACTCACATCTGAGACCAGATCTCCCAACTGTACCTGTGACTCGTGAAATACGAGGCTCCCACATGTGGGGAACACATAGAAAGAGGAAGAATCCAGACTCAAAATTAAATGTGCAACCGAAAACCTGTGCAAAAGAGAAACCCTACACATGTCaagaatgtgggaaggcctttagtCACAGCTCGGCACTCATCGAACACTTACGAACACACACAGGAGAGAGACCTTACAAATGTCATGAATGCAGAAAAGGCTTCCAAAACAGCTCAGCACTTACCAAACATCAGAGAATCCAcactggtgagaaaccctatAAGTGCATGCAGTGTGGGAGGACCTTCAACCAAATTGCGCCACTGATCCAGcaccagagaattcacacaggtgAGAAGCCCTAcgagtgcagtgaatgtgggaaatcctttAGTTTTAGGTCCTCCTTCAGCCAACATGAGCGGACTCACACAGGCGAAAAGCCCTAtgagtgcagtgaatgtgggaaagccttccgGCAAAGTATCCATCTGACCCAGCACCTGCGAATCCACACGGGGGAGAAGCCCTATGAGTGTGGAGACTGTGGCAAGACTTTCAGCCACAGCTCGTCATTGACAAAGCACCAGCGAatccacactggggagaagccTTATGAGTGTCATGAGTGTGGAAAAGCTTTCACCCAGATCACACCACTAATTCAGCATCAGAGGACACACACGggagagaagccctatgagtgcaatgaatgtgggaaagccttcagccaGAGCACACTGCTAACTGAGCATCGTAGAATTCACACTGGCGAGAAGCCCTATGGgtgcaatgaatgtgggaaaaccttCAGCCACAGCTCATCACTCAGCCAGCACGAGCGAACACACACCGGGGAAAAGCCCTACGAATGCAATCAATGCGGGAAGGCCTTCCGGCAGAGCACCCACCTCACTCAACATCAGAGGATCCACACAGGGGAAAAACCCTACGAATGCAGTGActgtgggaaggccttcagccACAGCTCATCCCTAACCAAACACCAGCGAatccacactggggagaagccctatgAGTGTAACGAATGTGGCAGGGCTTTCAGCCAGCTTGCTCCACTCATTCAGCATCAGAGGGtccacacaggagagaagccctatgagtGTAATGAGTGTGGCCGAGCTTTCAGCCAGAGCTCCCTACTCATAGAACACCAGAGAATCCACACCAAAGAAAAGCCCTATGGGTGCAATGAGTGTGGGAAATCCTTCAGTCACAGCTCATCACTAAGCCAGCATGAGAGGACACACACTGGAGAAAAGCCCTATGAATGCCAGGATTGTGGGAAATCCTTCAGGCAGAGCACTCACCTGACTCAGCACCGGCGGATCCACACGGGAGAGAAGCCATACAAGTGCAGTGACTGTGGGAAGGCCTTCACACACAGCTCCTCCCTGACCAAGCACCAGAGAACTCATACTGTGTAG